In a single window of the Xylanimonas protaetiae genome:
- a CDS encoding copper homeostasis protein CutC gives MPRPVALEIAVQDVAGALTASGAVDEAALAALADAAGGADLTFHRAFDVVADRGQALADLRQADVRRVLTSGGAPCAADGLAELRRLAPLATGLGVELMAGGGVRPGDVAALVAAGVDAVHLSARRAVAEAAGPGGGPAGYDVTDADVVAAAASAVTSAAARSPHRPPAGTPSPR, from the coding sequence GTGCCCCGCCCCGTCGCCCTCGAGATCGCCGTCCAGGACGTCGCCGGCGCGCTGACGGCGTCGGGCGCGGTGGACGAGGCGGCGCTCGCGGCGCTCGCCGACGCCGCGGGCGGCGCGGACCTGACGTTCCACCGGGCGTTCGACGTCGTCGCCGACCGTGGCCAGGCCCTCGCGGACCTGCGGCAGGCCGACGTGCGGCGCGTGCTGACGTCGGGCGGGGCGCCCTGCGCCGCCGACGGCCTCGCGGAGCTGCGACGCCTCGCGCCCCTCGCGACCGGCCTGGGCGTCGAGCTCATGGCCGGCGGCGGCGTGCGGCCGGGCGACGTCGCCGCGCTCGTCGCGGCGGGCGTCGACGCCGTCCACCTCTCGGCGCGGCGCGCCGTCGCGGAGGCGGCCGGCCCGGGCGGCGGCCCGGCCGGCTACGACGTCACGGACGCCGACGTCGTCGCGGCCGCGGCTTCCGCCGTCACGTCAGCCGCTGCCAGATCGCCGCACCGCCCGCCGGCCGGAACCCCATCGCCACGTTGA
- a CDS encoding GNAT family N-acetyltransferase — protein sequence MANASWRLLEVAPDPAGSSPGWAHEGVAALDRAVCVARDGHDDQAVRAVESANRLAHQEDSAHTLVVALDDADTVVGRLGVDLPLRGNRHTAWVEVQVHPDHRRRGLGAALLERGERVAADAGRGTLQAESEFRESPGSPPLLPPTGSGAAPADDAGVRFARAHGYELAQVDRRSLLETPVAPGLLDALEADAAGRTGGYRLHRWDSTVPERWLDAFALLETRMSTDAPVGALDFREDPWDAERVRRMAARQVEQGREYVITAAEHVASGELAGMTMLAWLPAQQCAFQWDTIVLAPHRGHRLGMAMKVANLRHLAALRPDVRRVHTWNAEENDHMLGINVAMGFRPAGGAAIWQRLT from the coding sequence ATGGCGAACGCGTCGTGGCGGCTGCTCGAGGTGGCCCCGGACCCTGCGGGCTCCTCCCCCGGCTGGGCGCACGAGGGCGTCGCCGCGCTGGACCGCGCGGTCTGCGTGGCCCGCGACGGGCACGACGACCAGGCGGTGCGCGCCGTCGAGTCCGCGAACCGGCTGGCGCACCAGGAGGACAGCGCGCACACGCTCGTGGTCGCGCTCGACGACGCCGACACCGTCGTCGGGCGGCTGGGCGTCGACCTGCCGCTGCGGGGGAACCGGCACACCGCGTGGGTCGAGGTGCAGGTGCACCCCGACCACCGCCGCCGAGGCCTCGGTGCCGCCCTGCTGGAGCGCGGCGAGCGGGTCGCGGCAGACGCCGGCCGCGGCACGCTCCAGGCCGAGAGCGAGTTCCGCGAGTCGCCGGGGTCGCCGCCGCTGCTCCCGCCGACCGGCTCGGGCGCCGCCCCCGCCGACGACGCGGGCGTGCGGTTCGCCCGCGCGCACGGCTACGAGCTGGCCCAGGTGGACCGCCGCTCGCTGCTCGAGACGCCGGTGGCGCCCGGTCTCCTCGACGCTCTCGAGGCCGACGCCGCGGGCCGCACCGGCGGCTACCGCCTGCACCGCTGGGACAGCACGGTCCCCGAGCGGTGGCTCGACGCGTTCGCCCTGCTGGAGACGCGGATGTCCACCGACGCGCCCGTCGGCGCCCTCGACTTCCGCGAGGACCCGTGGGACGCCGAGCGCGTGCGCCGCATGGCCGCCCGGCAGGTGGAACAGGGCCGCGAGTACGTCATCACCGCCGCGGAGCACGTCGCCTCCGGCGAGCTCGCGGGCATGACGATGCTGGCGTGGCTCCCCGCGCAGCAGTGCGCGTTCCAGTGGGACACCATCGTGCTGGCGCCCCACCGCGGTCACCGCCTGGGCATGGCCATGAAGGTGGCGAACCTGCGCCACCTCGCCGCGCTGCGCCCCGACGTCCGGCGCGTGCACACGTGGAACGCCGAGGAGAACGACCACATGCTCGGCATCAACGTGGCGATGGGGTTCCGGCCGGCGGGCGGTGCGGCGATCTGGCAGCGGCTGACGTGA
- a CDS encoding ABC transporter substrate-binding protein, with protein sequence MTTTKRTSLALAVGATVALLAAGCAGSEAPGGLDDVQTITWWHNSTTGAAKDYYEQVANDFEKAHPGVNVEVTALEHSDMLARLSETLGSNDPEQVPDVFMSRGGGELQGEVAAGVTRDLTKVAADELAKTSQFTGDYTIDGKTYALPYSMGIVGFYYNADLFAQAGITDVVPNPTIDQFDEWVDKLQEADITPLSVGAGDKWPASHYWFYDVARECARTTIDAAVAAKSYTDPCFVKAGEDLQALVAKKPFNDGYMTTVAQQGPSSASGLLANGKVAMELAGHWEPGILAGLTADGQVPGFLKWFAYPTFPNQAGDPVDQVGGGDAWEVSTSAPDVAVDLAKYLLSDKVQQGFAALNMGLPTNPAAAGSVAFPTLKDVVAARDKVGQAPQLYLDTRLGNAVGDPMKAAIADLFAGNGSPQAIVDAVTAAANAE encoded by the coding sequence ATGACGACGACCAAGCGCACCTCCCTAGCCCTCGCGGTGGGCGCGACCGTCGCCCTCCTGGCCGCCGGCTGCGCGGGCAGCGAGGCTCCGGGCGGGCTCGACGACGTGCAGACCATCACCTGGTGGCACAACTCGACGACGGGCGCGGCCAAGGATTACTACGAGCAGGTCGCCAACGACTTCGAGAAGGCCCACCCGGGCGTCAACGTCGAGGTCACCGCGCTCGAGCACTCCGACATGCTCGCCCGGCTCTCGGAGACGCTCGGCTCGAACGACCCCGAGCAGGTGCCCGACGTCTTCATGTCCCGCGGCGGCGGCGAGCTGCAGGGCGAGGTCGCGGCCGGCGTGACGCGCGACCTGACCAAGGTGGCGGCCGACGAGCTCGCCAAGACGAGCCAGTTCACCGGCGACTACACGATCGACGGCAAGACGTACGCGCTGCCGTACTCGATGGGCATCGTCGGCTTCTACTACAACGCCGACCTGTTCGCCCAGGCGGGCATCACCGACGTCGTGCCCAACCCGACCATCGACCAGTTCGACGAGTGGGTCGACAAGCTCCAGGAGGCCGACATCACACCGCTCTCCGTGGGCGCCGGCGACAAGTGGCCCGCCTCGCACTACTGGTTCTACGACGTCGCCCGCGAGTGCGCCCGCACGACCATCGACGCCGCGGTCGCCGCGAAGAGCTACACGGACCCGTGCTTCGTCAAGGCCGGCGAGGACCTCCAGGCGCTCGTCGCGAAGAAGCCGTTCAACGACGGCTACATGACCACCGTGGCCCAGCAGGGCCCGTCCTCGGCGTCCGGCCTGCTCGCGAACGGCAAGGTGGCCATGGAGCTCGCGGGCCACTGGGAGCCGGGCATCCTCGCCGGCCTGACCGCCGACGGCCAGGTGCCGGGCTTCCTCAAGTGGTTCGCCTACCCGACCTTCCCGAACCAGGCCGGCGACCCCGTCGACCAGGTGGGCGGCGGCGACGCGTGGGAGGTCTCGACGTCGGCGCCCGACGTCGCCGTCGACCTCGCCAAGTACCTGCTGTCCGACAAGGTCCAGCAGGGCTTCGCCGCCCTCAACATGGGCCTGCCTACCAACCCCGCCGCGGCCGGCTCCGTCGCCTTCCCGACGCTCAAGGACGTCGTCGCCGCGCGTGACAAGGTCGGCCAGGCGCCGCAGCTCTACCTCGACACGCGGCTGGGCAACGCCGTCGGCGACCCGATGAAGGCCGCCATCGCGGACCTGTTCGCCGGGAACGGCAGCCCGCAGGCGATCGTCGACGCCGTCACGGCCGCGGCCAACGCCGAGTGA
- a CDS encoding LacI family DNA-binding transcriptional regulator: MSTDAHPSRLPARPVGRVTITDVARAAGVSVATVSKVVNGRYGVATATAQRVLEVIADLGYETSLVASSLRRGRTDVVGILLAGFDPFATELLKGISAEAVGKGYELLAYSGAISDDNAVGWERRSLSRLGGTLIDGAIILTPTVSLAGTSVPVISVDPHTGSGGSHVVDSDNVEGARAATRHLIELGHRRIAHIRGRTDLESAHRREQGYRLSLAEAGIPFDPDLVRDGGYRAAWTTEPARELLTMPDRPTAVFAANDLSAFGVIEVAHELGMRVPHDLSVVGFDDIPEAASASPRLTTIAQPLQAMGARAVTMLFALLDGQEAETHVRLPARLVVRKSTSPPPVL, translated from the coding sequence GTGAGCACCGACGCCCACCCCTCCCGCCTCCCCGCGCGTCCTGTCGGACGCGTCACCATCACCGACGTCGCGCGCGCCGCGGGGGTGTCCGTGGCGACCGTCTCCAAGGTCGTCAACGGGCGCTACGGCGTCGCCACCGCGACGGCGCAGCGCGTGCTGGAGGTGATCGCCGACCTCGGCTACGAGACGTCCCTCGTGGCCTCCTCGCTGCGCCGCGGCCGCACCGACGTCGTCGGCATCCTGCTGGCCGGGTTCGACCCGTTCGCCACCGAGCTGCTCAAGGGCATCTCGGCGGAGGCGGTCGGCAAGGGCTACGAGCTGCTCGCCTACTCGGGCGCCATCAGCGACGACAACGCCGTCGGGTGGGAGCGCCGGTCGCTCTCGCGCCTGGGCGGCACGCTCATCGACGGCGCGATCATCCTCACCCCCACGGTGAGCCTCGCGGGGACGAGCGTCCCGGTGATCTCCGTCGACCCGCACACCGGCTCGGGCGGCAGCCACGTCGTCGACTCCGACAACGTCGAGGGTGCGCGCGCGGCGACGCGCCACCTCATCGAGCTCGGGCACCGCCGCATCGCCCACATCCGCGGCCGCACCGACCTCGAGTCCGCGCACCGCCGCGAGCAGGGCTACCGCCTCTCGCTCGCCGAGGCCGGCATCCCGTTCGACCCCGACCTGGTGCGCGACGGCGGCTACCGCGCCGCGTGGACCACGGAGCCCGCCCGCGAGCTGCTCACGATGCCGGACCGGCCCACGGCCGTCTTCGCCGCCAACGACCTGTCGGCCTTCGGCGTCATCGAGGTGGCGCACGAGCTCGGCATGCGCGTCCCGCACGACCTCTCCGTGGTGGGCTTCGACGACATCCCCGAGGCCGCGAGCGCCAGCCCGCGCCTGACGACGATCGCGCAGCCGCTCCAGGCGATGGGCGCGCGCGCCGTGACGATGCTGTTCGCCCTGCTCGACGGCCAGGAGGCGGAGACGCACGTGCGGCTCCCGGCACGGCTGGTGGTGCGCAAGTCCACGTCGCCGCCGCCCGTGCTGTAG
- a CDS encoding extracellular solute-binding protein, whose amino-acid sequence MTRKMRGGAFVALGASITLLAGCAGSGGAATGNNTAASAGDDQVITWWHNSNTGEGKDYYDQVAADFESEHPGVKIEVSAMQHEDMLTKLKAVLQSGDAAQIPDVFMSRGGGELKNEVDAGVTRDLTDVAKDEISKISGFTGQYTVDGKVYALPYSIGLVGFWYNKDLFAQAGITDVNSAPTIDEFNGYVDKLKTAGIDPISVGAGDKWPAAHYWYYNVVRECAFDTVENAIADVDFSDPCFTKAGDDLQALVAKQPFNPGFLSTGAQAGPTSASGLLATGKVGMELAGHWEPGVTGGLTADGKVPSFLGWFAYPTFPGEAGDPKDQMGGGDAWEVSTSAPDVAVDFAKYLLSDKVQKGFAALDMGLPTNPAATGDLKNEALAQLLPVRDAGGNTQLYLDTRLGSAVGGPMNDAIAKVFAGEPGSQEILDAITKALKG is encoded by the coding sequence ATGACGAGGAAGATGCGTGGTGGGGCGTTCGTCGCCCTCGGCGCGAGCATCACGCTGCTGGCCGGCTGCGCTGGTTCGGGTGGCGCGGCCACCGGCAACAACACGGCCGCGTCGGCCGGAGACGACCAGGTCATCACCTGGTGGCACAACTCGAACACCGGTGAGGGCAAGGACTACTACGACCAGGTCGCTGCCGACTTCGAGTCCGAGCACCCCGGTGTCAAGATCGAGGTCTCGGCCATGCAGCACGAGGACATGCTGACCAAGCTCAAGGCCGTCCTCCAGTCGGGCGACGCTGCCCAGATCCCGGACGTCTTCATGTCGCGCGGTGGCGGCGAGCTCAAGAACGAGGTCGACGCCGGCGTCACCCGTGACCTCACCGACGTCGCCAAGGACGAGATCTCCAAGATCTCGGGCTTCACGGGCCAGTACACGGTCGACGGCAAGGTCTACGCCCTGCCCTACTCGATCGGCCTCGTGGGCTTCTGGTACAACAAGGACCTCTTCGCCCAGGCCGGCATCACGGACGTCAACTCCGCGCCGACCATCGACGAGTTCAACGGCTACGTCGACAAGCTGAAGACCGCCGGGATCGACCCGATCTCCGTGGGCGCCGGCGACAAGTGGCCGGCCGCGCACTACTGGTACTACAACGTGGTCCGCGAGTGCGCGTTCGACACCGTCGAGAACGCGATCGCCGACGTCGACTTCTCCGACCCGTGCTTCACCAAGGCCGGCGACGACCTGCAGGCCCTCGTCGCGAAGCAGCCGTTCAACCCCGGCTTCCTCTCGACGGGCGCGCAGGCCGGCCCGACCTCGGCCTCCGGCCTCCTCGCCACCGGCAAGGTGGGCATGGAGCTCGCGGGCCACTGGGAGCCCGGCGTGACCGGCGGCCTCACCGCCGACGGCAAGGTCCCGTCGTTCCTCGGCTGGTTCGCCTACCCGACGTTCCCGGGCGAGGCCGGCGACCCCAAGGACCAGATGGGTGGCGGTGACGCGTGGGAGGTCTCGACCTCGGCTCCCGACGTCGCGGTCGACTTCGCCAAGTACCTGCTCTCCGACAAGGTCCAGAAGGGCTTCGCGGCCCTCGACATGGGTCTGCCGACCAACCCGGCCGCCACGGGCGACCTGAAGAACGAGGCGCTCGCCCAGCTCCTGCCGGTGCGTGACGCGGGTGGCAACACGCAGCTCTACCTGGACACCCGCCTCGGCAGCGCCGTGGGTGGCCCGATGAACGACGCGATCGCCAAGGTGTTCGCCGGCGAGCCGGGCTCGCAGGAGATCCTCGACGCGATCACGAAGGCACTGAAGGGCTGA
- a CDS encoding carbohydrate ABC transporter permease, which yields MPATPVQGVAGIAPGGRRRKPMSGAWRKRAEIAFFVTPALALFLMFVIWPIITAVQMSLFKWTGIGPLVDFVGLKNYVTVLTDELFTDALRHNLIIVVGSILLQLPLGLGLALLLNRKLWGQSILRTIIFVPYVLAEVIAGVVWGALLVPQYGTIDALAAALHIPTPEQGFLGTPDLALWTVLFVLTWKYLGLAVILFLAGLQGIPDELYEAAALDGASWWQVQRRITFPLMGPTIRTWAFLSMIGSLQVFDMVWILTKGGPAGATTTMATYLIAQGTQASNFGIAGAASVILFVIALFFAVVYQQLVLKRDTQPDTPKRKRSQREKAK from the coding sequence ATGCCCGCCACCCCCGTGCAGGGGGTGGCGGGCATCGCCCCGGGCGGTCGCCGTCGAAAGCCGATGTCCGGCGCCTGGCGAAAGCGTGCGGAGATCGCCTTCTTCGTGACGCCCGCCCTCGCGCTGTTCCTCATGTTCGTGATCTGGCCGATCATCACCGCGGTCCAGATGTCGCTGTTCAAGTGGACCGGCATCGGTCCCCTCGTCGACTTCGTCGGCCTGAAGAACTACGTGACGGTGCTGACCGACGAGCTCTTCACCGACGCGCTCCGCCACAACCTGATCATCGTGGTGGGCTCGATCCTGCTGCAGCTGCCGCTGGGCCTCGGTCTCGCGCTCCTGCTCAACCGCAAGCTGTGGGGCCAGAGCATCCTGCGCACGATCATCTTCGTGCCCTACGTGCTGGCGGAGGTCATCGCCGGCGTCGTCTGGGGCGCGCTGCTCGTCCCGCAGTACGGCACGATCGACGCCCTCGCGGCGGCCCTCCACATCCCCACGCCCGAGCAGGGCTTCCTGGGGACGCCCGACCTCGCCCTGTGGACGGTGCTGTTCGTCCTGACGTGGAAGTACCTCGGCCTCGCCGTGATCCTCTTCCTCGCCGGCCTGCAGGGCATCCCGGACGAGCTCTACGAGGCCGCCGCCCTCGACGGCGCGAGCTGGTGGCAGGTCCAGCGCAGGATCACCTTCCCGCTCATGGGCCCGACGATCCGCACGTGGGCGTTCCTGTCGATGATCGGCTCCCTCCAGGTCTTCGACATGGTGTGGATCCTCACCAAGGGCGGCCCCGCGGGCGCCACGACGACGATGGCGACCTACCTCATCGCCCAGGGCACCCAGGCCAGCAACTTCGGCATCGCCGGCGCCGCGTCCGTGATCCTCTTCGTGATCGCGCTCTTCTTCGCCGTCGTCTACCAGCAGCTCGTCCTCAAGCGGGACACGCAGCCTGACACCCCGAAGCGCAAGCGCTCCCAGCGAGAGAAGGCGAAGTGA
- a CDS encoding carbohydrate ABC transporter permease, whose product MATQTLSGHRVEQSLRPSRRFDLRPSTAIVYFVALVVVALTLGPVLYGVLGGFRTNAAIAESPAGMPDPFVLDNYLGVLQNPDFWRYALNSSGIALITTALVVVFGVMAAYPLARYEFKGREGLFMVFVVGLLFPAAVAIIPLFILITQNFHLGNTWIGIALPQAAFALPTTVVILRPFLMSLPKELEEASQLDGTSRIGFFWRILLPLSGPGMVTVGVLAFVGSWNAYLLPLLLLGPENKTLPLGVADFSSEHSADTAGVFAFTSLAMIPALVFFLAMQKRIVNGLQGAVKG is encoded by the coding sequence ATGGCGACGCAGACCCTCAGCGGGCACCGTGTCGAGCAGAGCCTGCGGCCCAGCCGCCGGTTCGACCTGCGGCCCTCGACCGCGATCGTGTACTTCGTCGCGCTCGTCGTCGTCGCGCTCACCCTCGGGCCCGTGCTGTACGGCGTCCTGGGCGGCTTCCGCACGAACGCCGCGATCGCCGAGTCCCCGGCCGGCATGCCCGACCCGTTCGTCCTCGACAACTACCTGGGCGTGCTGCAGAACCCGGACTTCTGGCGCTACGCGCTGAACTCCTCGGGCATCGCGCTCATCACGACCGCGCTCGTCGTCGTCTTCGGCGTCATGGCGGCCTACCCGCTCGCGCGGTACGAGTTCAAGGGCCGTGAGGGCCTGTTCATGGTGTTCGTCGTCGGCCTGCTCTTCCCCGCGGCCGTCGCGATCATCCCGCTGTTCATCCTCATCACCCAGAACTTCCACCTCGGCAACACGTGGATCGGCATCGCGCTGCCCCAGGCGGCGTTCGCGCTCCCGACGACGGTGGTCATCCTGCGGCCGTTCCTCATGTCGCTGCCCAAGGAGCTCGAGGAGGCCTCGCAGCTCGACGGCACGAGCCGGATCGGGTTCTTCTGGCGGATCCTGCTGCCGCTGTCGGGTCCCGGCATGGTGACCGTCGGCGTGCTGGCGTTCGTCGGCTCCTGGAACGCGTACCTGCTGCCCCTGCTGCTGCTCGGCCCGGAGAACAAGACGCTGCCGCTCGGCGTCGCCGACTTCTCGTCCGAGCACAGCGCCGACACGGCCGGCGTCTTCGCCTTCACGAGCCTCGCGATGATCCCGGCGCTCGTGTTCTTCCTGGCGATGCAGAAGCGCATCGTCAACGGCCTCCAAGGGGCCGTGAAGGGCTGA
- a CDS encoding glycoside hydrolase family 3 N-terminal domain-containing protein, with translation MPEVSDRVRDLIAQMTIEEKLAQIVSFWPDQGGNVVAPMQGEMAAESGAKSLAEITQHGLGQYTRVYGTRPVDPIKRAEWLWGEQRRLKKETRLGIPALVHEECLTGLAAWQAATFPAPLAWGAAFDDELVYEMGQVIGESMKKLGVHLGLAPVLDVIRDARWGRTEEAISEDPYVVGTIGTRYVQGLQDSGVHATLKHFVGYSGSKAGRNHAPVSAGPRELADTFLPPFEMAVLDGKVKSVMNSYTDVDGVPCAANEDLLTGVLRDTWGFEGTVVADYFAVAFLEVMHGVAADRADAAAQALRAGLDVELPGMDAFPLLAEKVRSGEFPEALVDRALARHLKQKEELGLLEPDAFDDEPPTEIDLDSPKHQAIARKLAEESIVLLSNDGTLPLTAAKKIAVVGPNAAAVEALQGCYSFANHVLAHYPDHEIGFHIPTVAEAMAEVFEGTELVTAHGCDVEGTDTSGFAAAVEAAEGADVVVAVVGDRAGLFGRGTVGEGNDAESLELPGVQRQFIEALLATGKPVVMVMTLGRPYVIDWALDGTGPKPAAVIHAAFPGEGGGLAIADVLKGNVNPSGRLPLSLPRSSGSQPYSYLHPMLGGPSDVTNTDSTPTRPFGFGLSYTTFGYSDLEVSSSVEAGGTITAAVTVTNTGAVAGAEPVQVYGRDVLGSIARPVVQLLGYQRVALEAGESKRLTFAIPTTRFAFSDRRMVKIVEPGDVEVWVASHSSAAETSSDVAETTAGAIVNEKKAAKVEIPGTATPRATVAITGPLHEVTTADERWVKATIS, from the coding sequence ATGCCCGAGGTGTCGGACCGTGTCCGCGACCTGATCGCGCAGATGACCATCGAAGAGAAGCTCGCGCAGATCGTCAGCTTCTGGCCGGACCAGGGCGGGAACGTCGTCGCCCCGATGCAGGGCGAGATGGCCGCGGAGAGCGGCGCCAAGTCGCTCGCCGAGATCACCCAGCACGGCCTCGGCCAGTACACCCGCGTCTACGGCACGCGCCCGGTCGACCCGATCAAGCGCGCCGAGTGGCTGTGGGGCGAGCAGCGCCGTCTCAAGAAGGAGACGCGCCTCGGCATCCCCGCGCTCGTGCACGAGGAGTGCCTCACGGGCCTCGCCGCATGGCAGGCCGCGACCTTCCCGGCCCCGCTGGCCTGGGGTGCCGCGTTCGACGACGAGCTCGTCTACGAGATGGGCCAGGTCATCGGCGAGTCGATGAAGAAGCTCGGCGTGCACCTGGGCCTCGCGCCCGTGCTCGACGTCATCCGCGACGCGCGCTGGGGCCGCACCGAGGAGGCCATCTCCGAGGACCCCTACGTCGTCGGCACCATCGGCACGCGCTACGTCCAGGGCCTCCAGGACTCCGGCGTGCACGCCACGCTCAAGCACTTCGTCGGCTACTCCGGCTCGAAGGCCGGCCGCAACCACGCCCCGGTCTCCGCCGGCCCGCGCGAGCTCGCCGACACGTTCCTGCCGCCGTTCGAGATGGCCGTGCTCGACGGCAAGGTCAAGTCGGTCATGAACTCCTACACCGACGTCGACGGCGTGCCCTGCGCCGCCAACGAGGACCTCCTCACCGGCGTGCTGCGCGACACGTGGGGCTTCGAGGGCACCGTCGTCGCCGACTACTTCGCCGTCGCGTTCCTCGAGGTCATGCACGGCGTCGCCGCCGACCGCGCCGACGCCGCCGCCCAGGCGCTGCGCGCCGGCCTGGACGTCGAGCTGCCCGGCATGGACGCCTTCCCGCTGCTGGCCGAGAAGGTCCGCTCGGGCGAGTTCCCCGAGGCGCTCGTGGACCGCGCCCTCGCGCGTCACCTCAAGCAGAAGGAGGAGCTCGGCCTGCTCGAGCCCGACGCCTTCGACGACGAGCCGCCCACCGAGATCGACCTCGACTCGCCGAAGCACCAGGCGATCGCGCGCAAGCTCGCCGAGGAGTCGATCGTCCTGCTGTCGAACGACGGCACGCTGCCGCTGACGGCCGCCAAGAAGATCGCCGTCGTCGGCCCGAACGCCGCCGCCGTCGAGGCCCTCCAGGGCTGCTACTCGTTCGCGAACCACGTGCTCGCGCACTACCCGGACCACGAGATCGGCTTCCACATCCCGACCGTCGCCGAGGCGATGGCCGAGGTCTTCGAGGGCACCGAGCTCGTCACGGCGCACGGCTGCGACGTCGAGGGCACCGACACGTCGGGCTTCGCCGCCGCGGTCGAGGCCGCAGAGGGTGCGGACGTCGTCGTCGCCGTCGTCGGCGACCGTGCCGGCCTGTTCGGCCGTGGCACGGTCGGCGAGGGCAACGACGCCGAGTCGCTCGAGCTCCCCGGGGTGCAGCGCCAGTTCATCGAGGCGCTGCTCGCCACCGGCAAGCCCGTCGTCATGGTCATGACGCTCGGTCGCCCGTACGTCATCGACTGGGCGCTCGACGGCACCGGCCCCAAGCCGGCCGCCGTGATCCACGCCGCGTTCCCGGGCGAGGGCGGCGGTCTCGCGATCGCCGACGTGCTCAAGGGCAACGTCAACCCGTCGGGTCGCCTGCCGCTGTCGCTGCCGCGCTCCTCGGGCTCGCAGCCGTACTCGTACCTGCACCCGATGCTCGGCGGCCCGTCCGACGTGACGAACACCGACTCGACGCCGACGCGTCCGTTCGGCTTCGGCCTGTCGTACACGACGTTCGGGTACTCGGACCTCGAGGTCTCCTCCTCGGTCGAGGCCGGCGGCACGATCACCGCCGCCGTCACGGTGACCAACACCGGTGCCGTCGCGGGTGCGGAGCCCGTCCAGGTGTACGGCCGCGACGTGCTCGGCTCGATCGCCCGTCCGGTCGTGCAGCTCCTCGGCTACCAGCGCGTCGCGCTGGAGGCCGGCGAGTCGAAGCGCCTCACGTTCGCGATCCCGACGACGCGCTTCGCGTTCTCCGACCGCCGCATGGTCAAGATCGTCGAGCCGGGCGACGTCGAGGTGTGGGTCGCCTCGCACTCGTCCGCCGCGGAGACGTCGTCCGACGTCGCCGAGACGACCGCCGGTGCCATCGTCAACGAGAAGAAGGCCGCGAAGGTCGAGATCCCGGGCACGGCGACGCCGCGCGCGACGGTCGCGATCACGGGCCCGCTGCACGAGGTCACGACGGCGGACGAGCGCTGGGTGAAGGCAACGATCTCCTGA